One window from the genome of bacterium encodes:
- a CDS encoding sugar phosphate nucleotidyltransferase: protein MKGIVLAGGLGTRLLPLTRITNKHLLPVFDRPMVYYPIQKLVQADIRDIMVVTGGNSAGDFLRLLRNGKDFGLSHLHYVYQEGEGGIAEALALARDFAEGDRVVVILGDNLFEDDVTPFVRSFTSQAQGAKILLKAVDDPGRFGVAELDGARVKGIEEKPARPRTNLAVTGIYMYDAKVFDIIQTCVRSARGELEITDVNNAYIRQGTMTFDVLKGWWTDAGTFESLHRAASLVRGEGRG, encoded by the coding sequence ATGAAAGGCATTGTCCTCGCCGGCGGACTGGGAACCCGGCTGCTCCCCCTGACCCGAATCACCAACAAGCACCTGCTGCCGGTTTTCGACCGGCCGATGGTCTATTACCCGATCCAGAAACTGGTGCAGGCCGACATCCGCGACATCATGGTCGTGACCGGAGGCAACAGCGCCGGAGATTTTCTGCGCCTGCTGCGGAACGGCAAGGACTTCGGGCTTTCGCACCTGCACTACGTTTATCAGGAAGGGGAGGGCGGCATCGCCGAGGCCCTCGCGCTGGCCCGGGACTTTGCCGAGGGCGACCGGGTCGTGGTGATTCTCGGTGACAACCTCTTCGAAGACGACGTCACGCCGTTCGTGCGGTCGTTCACGTCCCAGGCTCAGGGCGCCAAAATCCTGCTCAAGGCGGTTGACGACCCGGGCCGCTTCGGCGTGGCCGAACTGGATGGCGCCCGGGTCAAGGGCATCGAAGAGAAGCCGGCCCGTCCCAGGACCAACCTGGCGGTAACGGGCATCTACATGTACGATGCGAAGGTGTTCGATATCATCCAGACGTGCGTCCGGTCGGCGCGCGGCGAGCTCGAGATCACCGACGTGAACAACGCCTACATCCGGCAGGGAACGATGACCTTCGACGTCCTGAAGGGATGGTGGACCGATGCGGGGACGTTCGAGTCCCTGCACCGCGCGGCCTCGCTGGTCCGCGGCGAGGGCAGGGGCTAG